The [Clostridium] celerecrescens 18A genomic sequence AAAGTTGGGGCAGGATCAGGCAGGGCGGTGGCAGTTTCCATATTTAAAAGATACATATGGTTAAACTTTTCGATGGCCGCCTTTTTTTGTTCCATAAGGGAATGGGAATACACATTAAGGGTAATGGACACGCTGGAATGTCCCAATAGTTCGCTGATGGTTTTTACATCCACCCCCAGCTCAAGGGCCCTGGTGGCAAAGGTATGGCGGATGGCATGAAACTTACGGTCCTGCACATGAGCTTCTTTTAATAGTTTCTTATAAAGCTTTTGAAAGCAGCGGGGATCTAAGGGAGTATCCCCTTCTGAAAAGATATAATGGTCCGGGCTGGCATGAGAAAATCCCCGCTCTTCTGACATTTTTAACAGAAAATCCGGCAGGGGAATTTTTCTTAAAGATTTGCGGCTTTTCGGAGCTCCTACCTGCAGGGATGTTTTGGTTTCACTCTCTTCAAAATGTTTGATTCTGGATACGGTCCGTGCAATGGACAGGGTGCCGGCCTCCATATCAATATCTCCCCATTTAAGGGAACACAATTCACCAAGGCGGATGCCTGTATAAAATGACAGAATAATCCCTGCCGCACGCTTGTCTTTGGAATTCAGTGCCGCATTTTCTATGAGCCTCTGCTCTTTTAAGGAAAAGACTTTAACCTCCTTGTCCTCCGGCTTTGGAACTTTCACCTGTTCAATAATCGAAAAACCCTCTGGATCCCCCTTTAAGATTTCTTTTAAAGCTATTTTAAAGATGGTAAGA encodes the following:
- a CDS encoding tyrosine-type recombinase/integrase, with amino-acid sequence MPRRGENIYKRKDGRWEGRSLKSDGTYRYFYSRTYKGVKEKMKNHQEIQESVGQKPTWNGSDVCCLFEAWLEDAALRVKPSTYESYYRCMNKYVIPFFKEEKSRKITEDSVLCFVKAIRENTSLADSSKKKNLTIFKIALKEILKGDPEGFSIIEQVKVPKPEDKEVKVFSLKEQRLIENAALNSKDKRAAGIILSFYTGIRLGELCSLKWGDIDMEAGTLSIARTVSRIKHFEESETKTSLQVGAPKSRKSLRKIPLPDFLLKMSEERGFSHASPDHYIFSEGDTPLDPRCFQKLYKKLLKEAHVQDRKFHAIRHTFATRALELGVDVKTISELLGHSSVSITLNVYSHSLMEQKKAAIEKFNHMYLLNMETATALPDPAPTLKSIT